The nucleotide sequence CGCAGCATGGCCTGGCGCACGGTCTCCTCGGCGACCGCGCGTCGCTCGGAGTCGTACGAGGCCAGCAGCCCCTGACCGGCCTTGCCCGCCAGCACCAGGGCCAGCTTCCAGGCCAGGTTGTACGCGTCCTGGATGCCGGTGCTGGCGCCGAAGGCGCCGGTGGGCGGCATGACGTGCGCGGCGTCACCGGCTATGAGGAAGCGGCCCGCGGTGAACGTGTCGGCGACGCGCGCCGAGATGTCCCAGGCGGGCATGTTGACCGACTCGATGGTCAGTTCCAGGTCGGGGACGCCGACGGCGGCCCGGACCAGTTCGACGCAGCGCTCGGGGGTGAAGTCGTCGGCGCTCTGCCCCTTGTCGGGGAAGAAGGAGACGTTGATGACCCACTTGCGGTCGTTGTCGATCGGGATGATCGTGCCGCGCACCTCGGGGTTGTTGACGTAGGCGGCGATGATCTTCCGGCCGCGCAGGGCCTCTTCCAGGTCGGCGTCGAAGAAGAAGCTGACCAGGTTGGTGAGGGTGCCGCGGCCGTGGGATCCGATGTCCAGCAGTTCGCGGACGGGGCTGCGGCTGCCGTCGGCGGCGACGAGGTACTCGGCGCGCAGCGTGTAGCTCTCGCCGGTGCCGGCGTCGGTGAGCGTGGCGCTCACCCCGTCGGCCTCCTCGGTGACGGCGTCGAGGCGGGTGTGGAAGCGCAGGTCGACGCCGACCTCCTCGGCCCGCTTGCGCAGGATGGGCTCGAGCTGGTTCTGGTCGATCAGCGTCCACTGGGCGGGGCTGATGCGGCTGATGTCCTCGATGGAGGCGTTGGGCATCCGGACCCGCTCGTTGCCCGCGAGGGTCTCGACGTGGATCAGGTCGGTGTTGCCGGAGATCGGCGAACGTCCGGCCTTGACCCGGTCCTCCATGCCCACCGCGCGGTACAGCTCCATGGTGCGCGGGTTGATGGCACGGGCCTTGGGGTGCGTGGAGGTGCCGGGGTGGCGCTCCACCAGCGTGGCCTTCACCCCGTGGTGGGCGAGGAACACGGCGGCGGACAGGCCCGCGAGGCCGCCGCCGACGATGAGTACGGGCACCTTCTCCTGGCTCATGGTGATTCCTTGGGTGGTCGGGGCGGCGGACGGCTCCGTGTGGGCGGTCATCGGGTCGCGGTCACCAGCGTGTGCGTGCCGAGCAGCGGCTCGGCGGCGACGGCGGTGAATCCGGCCTCGGTGAGCCAGGTGC is from Streptomyces sp. NBC_00190 and encodes:
- a CDS encoding FAD-dependent oxidoreductase, yielding MSQEKVPVLIVGGGLAGLSAAVFLAHHGVKATLVERHPGTSTHPKARAINPRTMELYRAVGMEDRVKAGRSPISGNTDLIHVETLAGNERVRMPNASIEDISRISPAQWTLIDQNQLEPILRKRAEEVGVDLRFHTRLDAVTEEADGVSATLTDAGTGESYTLRAEYLVAADGSRSPVRELLDIGSHGRGTLTNLVSFFFDADLEEALRGRKIIAAYVNNPEVRGTIIPIDNDRKWVINVSFFPDKGQSADDFTPERCVELVRAAVGVPDLELTIESVNMPAWDISARVADTFTAGRFLIAGDAAHVMPPTGAFGASTGIQDAYNLAWKLALVLAGKAGQGLLASYDSERRAVAEETVRQAMLRFAVREGKQFQDVAKDLVDETTMTFGYAYPAGAFAGEDPDLWTVTEDPDKPSGRPGSRAPHVLVTGEHGPFSTVDLFPVGFTLLTAGPTAPWAAATAAGRELGLVLTVRGIGEGGDYADTEDTFKERYGVSEGGAVLVRPDGFVAWRSQAGPEGDVAQTVTGLLRQILSLD